The genome window CAGTTGGACAAATTTTGCTGTGGGGTTTGACACCTAGAAAGCAGAAACCTCACCTGTTACAAGGCAGACTGAATCAAGCCATGATCAACACACTGGTACACGTGGCTCCCAACCTATTGAAAGTTAACAGGTCGAAATAAGCCATCTGAATGCTGGAAAAAATAGAGTAAGCCCAGTTCCCATGAACAAGCAATAGTCTCTGATAAAGATAAGCAGAAAACAAAGATAGGAGTTATATTACTGGGGCCAATGCATCAGACAAAACTGGCCAATATAGTGTAGAGATCAACAAGGTCGATCTGATGGGGAAAGAAGCTGTATCATCAGCTGCAAAGGCCACATTTGAGTCGTACAGTTAGTAGGGTGACAAACCCACACTGAAAAGCAGCTACTACTCCTCCAGAGCCTGTGTCTACTCAGCTAAGGAAGATGTGTTGGCACCACTTaccaattttatatgtgtatatatatatattctacttcCAACACCTGCATTCATCCTGGTTCAATCAAAGCCTGGTTTTGGCCAACAATAAACCtgaaatgaaaaaacagaaaaatgagctCCCATCAGCTAGATGCCCAGGGGAGCTGGGACAAAGGAGCTGCTCAAGCTGGCATATCAGACAGAAACTGGCTTAGAAAAGTTAGATCAACATAGTCGATCTGTCGGGGAAAAAAGCTAAGTCATCATATATGCCAGCAGGAAGTTCTTGAGTGAGGAGTAAGATTTGGTTGGTATGCTTCATATCTGCAAATTTGCATTCAGTGTTCGAGCACTTCTGTGTTGTATTCTGTAGCTGGCAATATAATTTGGTAGCCAAACCAAACACCCCTGTCTTCGGTGCTTACACTCTATTTGAGTATAGGCCCATGATagaagccagtgtggctggaagagTTGAGGAAGTAATTGGCATTTACTGAGTTGGGAAGAGAACAAGCACCAAGAGGTTGCATTTTAACACAAGTTACCTGACAAAGGAACAATCGGGAATAATAAGCTTCCCATGTGTTCCCATGAAGCCCAGACTTTATAAATGCCTCACTCCTGGACTCTAGCAAAAATATTAGTTATGTAGTCAGGCACTGGTTTCAGTGGCTAGTTCAACAGAAAAACACATTTGGCTTTCCAAAATATGTCAATAAATCATCCTCCACTTGGAAATTTAAGCACCCAAAACACACAGGAAGAATGGAATCCAAAAATATGTTTAAGTGGCATTAAAATATTAAACGCCTCTTCACCAACAAGGTTCTTCCACTTTAGGCATTTCTCTTAAACCTGTTTCTTCACCAGAAACCTAGGTCCAATAGGTAAACTGTGAGAATAAAACATTCagaacatgtttttctttttcttttttttttgagacggagtctggctctgttgccccggttgtagcgcagtggcgcaatcttggctcactacaatctccgccacccgggttcaggcaattctcctgcctcagccttgctgGGCATTACAGGCgcttaccaccatgcccagctaatttctgtatttttaatagagtcagggtttcaccatgttggccaggctggtctcgaaatcttgGCCTCAGGTgtcccacctgcctcggcctccccaagtgctggggttacaggcgtgagccacagcgtccGGCCGTCAGAGAgcactttttaaaatacctaataAATGCGCGATATAAAGTGCTTTGTTAAATCCCACGTTTTCCTAGGAAACTAAAGCTTCTCAGAGCACGTGTTTTCTATAGTAGGCCCATAGGAGACAAAAGGCTTACTCGTCAGGAGATCGAAGGTTGTAGATGTCTGCACGTGGCTTCCTTGGAGGTCCAGTGGTGACTCCCTCCTCCAAAATCCATTCTGTACCCGCTGGCTGCTCTAACCTGTGAACCAACAAATAAAGAGCGTCAACCACCATCTTCCCACGGTCAGAAATGAACAAGGCCGGGCCTTTTCAGGCCGATGTATCAGAACTAACTGGCAAAATATAAAACGTCAGCATTGTCGATCTGACGGGGAAAAAAGTGAAGTCATCATTTACACCAGCCAAGGGCTTCTCAGGACCATGCAGAAGGCACTGGCTTTTCCAGCTCTAGAAACTCATTTCTCCCACGCCCTTAAGGCCTATTTGGGGTCAGAGCCGGAGCAGCCACGAGAGGGAGATTAGGCTGGCCGCAGAGACGACGGcacaaagaaggaaagggaggaccAGAGGTCTCCAACGAAGAACATGGGAGTTTCCACTCACCACACACAAAATGGGAACTCACGGGCAGGACAATAGCGGGTGAAGCCTGGCTGCAACCAGTAGAAACGCCATACTCTCAGCGCCGCAGACGCGAAAGAACGAACGGCTTCCCGAACCTCCCTTATATAACCAAAGATGGCTTTCGCACCTGCGCACTGGACCCGAAACGCTCTCTTTCCCGCCCGCTCCGCGCGGCGCcccctgggaaatgtagtctcgAGCCGCACAGCCCGAGGCGTTCTAGTAGTTGTGAAGGCCGCGTCTAGCCCCGCCCCTTTCCCTATACACGCGGGGCCACCCGGGCTTGTCCGCTTCCCCGCCATGTCGCGCTTCACATGCACCAAACCGCTCGACGGGTCCCCCTTCCTCTGGGGCCGGCTGAGGCCCGCAAAGGCCTTGGGCGCAGTCATCCCGCCCCCCGCGGTCCGCTCCCCTCAGCCGCGCCCGCCTGAGCCCGCCGGCTTCGCCGCCGGGGGGAGCTGAGGTGACGCCCTCCTCGAGGGCGGAGGCGCCGGCCGTGCCTGGGCCTGGCCCTCGCGCTCTCCACCCTGCGCCCccgcctcctccttctcctctgggCCGCCCGCCCGGCTCCGCCCAGGGTCTGCGGGGAACGGAAACCGAAAGTGCGCGGCGCCGGGCGGGGCCACCGACCTGCCTGGGCCGAAGCCCCAGCACTCGCCGGCGGCAGTGAAAGGACGCGCCGGAGCCGGGTGAGTGGCCCCGCAACTGCCCCTACCCCTGCCTCTTCCTTGCCCCGCCGCGAACTCCGGCGCACGCGCCGCCCCGCCACTGCCTCTGCCCGGAAGACCTGTCACCCTCTCAAGCCCCCAGCGAACCCGTCACCCGCTCAGAGCCCCTGGCCCCTCAGCGCCCCGTCGCCCCCTCAACCCCCAGACCCCCATCACCTACTCAGAGCCTTGTCACCTCCTTAGCCCCCAGCGGCTTCAGCACCCACTCAGAGCGCCTCTCAGCGCCCCGTCGCCCCCTCAGACCCCAGACCTCCATCACCCACTCAGAGCGCCTCCCAGCGCCCCGTCGCCCCCTGAGACCCCAGATCTCCATCACCCACTCAGCGCCCCGTCACCCACTCAGCCCCTGGCCCATCTCAGCGCCCCGTCGCCCCTTCGGCTCCCCTGTACTCTCTTTAGTGTCCCCATCCCCTCAGCTGGCCCGTCGCTCTCCCCAGCACCCTCGAGACCATCACTGCTTCTGCCCTCAGCACTTCGATCTCCTCTGCCCGTACCCCTGTCTGTGCCCTCCCTTCTGCCACTCGCACCCCTCCCATTCCTCCGGCCTCAACTCCTGTCACGTTATCAATCCCCCTCTTCTACAAAGCACCTCGGCACCCCCTTCAGCCTTCTCCGTGCCCCCCACCCCGCCTCCGTCCTCAGCAAGCACCCCCAGCTGCTCGCTGCCACCCTCTCCGGGAGGCCCCCATAACCCCGCCACCTCACAGCCTTGGCGCTCCCTGACCCCATAACATTTCCATCAGGGACAGTGAGCCCCCTGGGTCAGGGATTCCCCAGGACCCTGGAGACTTCCCCCAAACCCAGCCCtgcctccggcctcagcctcctgcgtccCACCCTGGTGATGACCAGCCCCTCTCATTCTGACTCCAGGCCAGCTTGATCATCACTGATTTTCTTCTTCGTGCCCTTTAGGCCTTGattcccccaccccaaaaaaatCACTTCAGTCTGTTTTCGATCCCAGCGTTTCCTGTTCATGTctgctcctcccttcctttccttgccttttcaacatttcttttttttcttttcttccgtttcttttaaattttctagagtTTCTATTTTAGCATTTTTCAACAAGGGGAAGAAGGAATTTTCCCCTCGGAGaattgaaaataaacaaacaaactctaAATACTGAGCCTGCGCCAGGAGGGCTGGATTTGATAAGATGAGGGAGGGGACTCACCAGAGATATTCCCAGGGGGAAGAAAAGAGACttctttttcagatgaggaaaaaaGCTGCCCCTCATATAATGCCAAATGTAGTCACAGTTTCcaagtatgaatattttaaaactcagtgAAGACAGTCTCAAAAATCCCTTTGCTGAGGACTCTGAGTCACCCACTCTTTCCTTAGCCCGAGCCCACACAATGTGTATGAGTTGGTTGAGAAGCTCCCTTAAAGGGGCTTCCTCTTCCTCTTACAGGACCAGTGTCAAAAATCATCAGGGTAGAAGAATGAGGAGGAAGATAGAATATCAGATTTCTAGCTGGTCCTGAGGAAACAGCACCTCATAGTTGCCAAACCTCCTGGTTATTGAAACatgtaatttctttctcttgagtcAGTAGAGTGGAGAGCTTAATCATTTGGCTCCATTCCAAAGAGTAGGCTAAGGGCATAACTGCTCACTAATTATTTATAAACTGTAGGGTACTGCAAGCTATTGGGTACTATATAAGTGGCAGATATGTAAATGCCAGATAAGGTGGTGAGTACCTGGTTTTGGATTAACAAAAATGTACTCCTTTTTGCCCTGGCAACAATATTGTCTGCTTCttaggaaaggaaaatgaaacctAGCAACTGATTGAGTAACTTGGCTAAAGGCATAAACCAAACAGCAGTTTTGAATGGGAATTGATGACATTCCCTCTACCCCAAGAAAGTGCAAGGGTAAAAGAAAGGGGAATTCTATCTCTTGAAATCAGCTAAATtgtgaatttaatattttatatcataattGGGCATTTGCAGAGTCGAGCACTTGTGCTCTAGGTTAAAATCTGTATTTAACCCTTAGTTAACAAatcattaaaatgttaacaaagaCAGAAGGACTGGCTTGATGGTGTTTGGGTTTTTGCTGCTAGATGCTATGTTTCGAGGACACTGATAACTCAACATGTGCAGTTTTCCAGATAACATAAAGTAACGTGAAGGAATTCAGGTGACTCAGACATGGAGGAGAGAAGACCTCATCTGGATGCCAGGCCCAGGAATTCCCATACCAACCACAGAGGTAAGCAAGGTTTCCTACCTAATGAGAAGGAAATTCTAGTAATAAGAGAAGGAAATAGGGCTGTCTATGAATGAGCAGGCCTACCTAAGATTGTCTGCATCTCTCAAGTAAGAATGActatggctggatgcagtggctcaagcctataatcctagcactttgggagcccgaggtgggaggattgtttgcgcccaggagattgagaccagcctgggcaacatgacaatagcctttctctacaaaaaatatataaattagccggacatggtgctgtgtgcctgtagtcccagctacttaggctacttgggaggctgaagtgggaggatcccttgaacctcaGGAAGGGGTGGGtgcagagggcagaggttgctcTGGACTGTGATctggcccctgcactccagcctgggtgacagaaagagaccttgtctcaaaaaaaaagaatgacttatTTCTTAATTACAGCATGAATTACTCTGAAAAACAGCCAACCCTCTACTTTCCTAAGAGAGCTGATGAATGAGTGCAGTTCACTTTAATAAAAACAGTGATAGAGTTTCAGAAAGGGAAATAATGTTTGGTGTAGAGCAGCATCCAATAGAAACAATGTAAACCAAgagcataattttttattttctagaaatatcattttaaaacgTAAGAAGTAAcagatgaaatttatttatttatttatttatttatttatttatttatttatttatttattttgagacagagtctcactctgttgcccaggctggagtgccatggcatgatctcggctcactgcaacctccacctcccaggttcaagcgattcttctgcctcagcctcccgagtagctgggattacaggcacctgccaccatgcccggctaatttttgtatttttagtagaggcagggtttcaccatgttgaaccaggatggtctcaaactcctaacctcaggtgatccacccgccttggcctcccaaagtgctagcattataggcatgagtcaccacgcctggccttgaaatttattttttcaatttgatgacaatttaataaaatttagtaATTTAATAATGTCTTATTTAACCCAGTATAACCAAAATGTTATTTGGTTATAATAATTGACTACAGTTTATACTTTAATaattcacatatatttatttccctCAAATGCTCATTTTAAGATATTatcaacataaaaatttttaatgtaatgctTAACAGTCTTTGGTACTAGCCTTCAAAATCTCGTGTGTGTTTTACACGTCTTAATTCAAAGTGGGTTACATTTCACAAACAtagcagccacatgtggctaatggcttTGTATTGGATAGTGCAGATCATGAATCCTAGTCACCAAAGCTAAATTAGTTCCAAGAGCATCACTCTACTAAAGGAATTATTCTGCTTGCTCAGCACTTTCTAAAACTTGAGCAACCAGATGGATTCCTGTTTTTCCATAAGTTTGCAATGTGTCTTCCAAAGAGTTTTAGCTGTGTAACAAATGAGGAAGAACTATGGGCTCTTATGAGCTATGTgaatggtttgttttttgttttgagacagggtcttgctctgttgcccagactggagtgccatggcatgatcttggcttactgcagccccgacctccggggctcaagcaatcatcccacctcagcctcccaagtagctgggaccacaggcatgcaccatcacgtgtggctcatttttgtatttttagtagagacagggtttctccatgttgcccaggctggtctgaaactcctgagctcaagcgatctgcctgctttagcctcccaaagtgctgggattacaggcatgagccaccacacccggccatgaaTGTTGAAAGAATAAGAAATGATACGATTTTCCATTCTTCCAAGACATAGAGTCTTCTAatcagataaaaatattaaaagtagtaCTTTCTTCTGATTTTGGGGGTAGTTTGAAAAGTAAATATGTAAGtaacaattataaaaatttagAGTTCACTTGTAGATCATTTATATTTTACCAAATATTCCTTTATGTTGTCACATTAAagtctcggccaggcacggtggctcacacctgtaatccagcactttgggaggccgaggcaggcggatcacgaggtcaggagattgagaccatccaggctaacacggtgaaaccccgtctctactaaaaatacaaaaaattagccaggcgtggcagcaggtgcctgtagtcccagctactcaggaggctgaggcaggagaattgcttgaacccgggaggcggaggttgcagtgagccgagattacgccactggactccag of Symphalangus syndactylus isolate Jambi chromosome 24, NHGRI_mSymSyn1-v2.1_pri, whole genome shotgun sequence contains these proteins:
- the LOC129474312 gene encoding uncharacterized protein isoform X2, whose protein sequence is MTAPKAFAGLSRPQRKGDPSSGLVHVKRDMAGKRTSPGGPACIGKGAGLDAAFTTTRTPRAVRLETTFPRGRRAERAGKRAFRVQCAGAKAIFGYIREVREAVRSFASAALRVWRFYWLQPGFTRYCPAREFPFCVWLEQPAGTEWILEEGVTTGPPRKPRADIYNLRSPDEFIVGQNQALIEPG
- the LOC129474312 gene encoding uncharacterized protein isoform X1, producing MTAPKAFAGLSRPQRKGDPSSGLVHVKRDMAGKRTSPGGPACIGKGAGLDAAFTTTRTPRAVRLETTFPRGRRAERAGKRAFRVQCAGAKAIFGYIREVREAVRSFASAALRVWRFYWLQPGFTRYCPAREFPFCVWLEQPAGTEWILEEGVTTGPPRKPRADIYNLRSPDENWRWNMRGALWKEKDRPCAFMKVKICLAEPVPQGYCIRSLSLKGCAHLKNVIVRLLVQFLTAYLDKENKIF